In the genome of Candidatus Eisenbacteria bacterium, the window TGTCGGTGACGCGACCCGACGTCGTGGACGCGATCCACACCGCGTACTTCGAGGTCGGGGCGGACTGCGTCGAGACCAACTCGTTCCAGGCCTCGGCGATCCGATTCGAGGAATGGGAGCTCGCGGATCGCACGCGTGAGATCAATCGCGCGGCGGCTTCGATCGCGCGCGGCGTGGCGGATCGCTTCGAGGCGCGCGATCGGCGGCCGCGCTTCGTCGCCGGCTCGATGGGACCCTCGGGCATGCTGCCGTCGAGCGAGGATCCCGAGCTCGGCCGGCTCGGCCTCGAGCAACTGCTCGCGGGATTCCTGCCTCAGGCACTCGGGCTCGTCGAGGGCGGGGCAGACGTGCTGATCCTCGAGACCTGCCAGGACATCCTCGAGATGAAGGCGCAGATCCTCGCCTGTCGCGAGGCGTTCGAGACGCTCGGCCGCCGCATTCCGATCCAGGCCTCGGTGACACTCGACCCGAGCGGTCGCATGCTGCTCGGCACCGACATCCGCGCCGCGCTCGCGACGCTCGAAGCCATGAAAGTCGACGTGATCGGGCTCAATTGCTCGACCGGGCCGGATCTGATGCGCGACGCGGTGCGCTACCTGACTCAGAACGCCAGCACCCCGATCCACTGCATCCCGAACGCGGGGCTGCCGATCAACGATGGCGGGCGCACGCTCTACCCGATGCAGCCCGAGCCCATGGCCGAGACGCTTCGCGAGTTCGTGCTCGACTTCGGCGTCGACATCGTGGGCGGCTGCTGCGGCACCACGCCGGATCACATTCGCGCGCTGGTGAAGGCGATCGGCCACGGCACGAAGCCCGCGAAGCGTCCGGGTCGCGGCGGCTGGTTCGTGTCGAGCGGCATGACGGCGACCGCGCTCGAACAGGAGCCGCGCCCGCTGATCATCGGCGAACGGCTCAACACCCAGGGTTCGCGCAAGATCAAGCGACTGGCCCTCGAGGACCGACTCGAGGACATGATCCCGATCGCGCGCGAGCAGGTCGAGGGTGGTGCTCACACGCTCGACATCTGCATGGCGTTGACCGAGCGCACCGACGAGGCGGCGATGCTGCGCCGGCTGGTGAAGAAGCTCTCGCTTTCGGTCGAGGCGCCGCTCGTGATCGATTCGACCGAGCCGCCCGCGATCGAGGAGGCGCTCAAGGCGTGCCCGGGCTCGGCGATCGTGAACTCGATCAATCTCGAGAACGGCCGCGAGCGCGTGGACGCGGTGATGCCGCTGGTGGTGCGCTACGGCGCGGCGGTGATCGCGCTCACGATCGACGAGACCGGCATGGCGAAAACGGCGGCCCGCAAGCTCGAAGTCGCGCGCCGCATTCACGACATGGTGACCGGTGAGTTCGAGTTGCCGCCGCAGCGGCTGGTGTTCGACGCGCTCACGTTCACGCTCGCGACCGGCGACGCCGAGTTCCTCGATTCCGGAGTCGAGACCATCGAAGGCATCCGGCTGATCAAGCGCGAGCTGCCGGGCGTGCTCACGAGCCTCGGGGTCTCGAACGTGTCGTTCGGACTTTCCAAGGAGTCGCGCGCGGTGCTCAACAGTGTATTCCTCTACCACTGCGTGCAGGCCGGACTCGACATGGCGATCGTGAATCCCGCCGACATCATTCCGTACGCGGAGCTCGGCGAGGACGACCGCCGATTCGCCGAGGACCTGGTCTACAACCGCGATCCGCAGGCGCTGTCCAAGTTCATCACGCACTTCGAGGGGCGCACGCCCGAAACGCGCGAGAAGGCGGACGAAGCCGCCGAGGCCGCGATGAGCATCGAGCAGAAGATTCACTTCCAGATCCTGCACCGCAAGCCCGCCGACATCGAGGCGTTGATCGATGCCGCGGTCAAGCGTCAGGACCCGGTCGCGGTACTCAACACGGTGCTGCTGCCGGCCATGAAAGAAGTGGGCGACAAGTTCGGCGCCGGCGAGCTGATCCTGCCGTTCGTGCTGCAGAGCGCCGAAGTGATGAAGCGGGCGGTCGCGCGACTCGAGAACTATCTCGAGAAGAACGCCGACGTTTCCAAGGGCCGCGTGGTGCTCGCGACCGTGTACGGCGACGTGCACGACATCGGCAAGAACCTGGTGAAGACGATCCTTTCGAACAACGGCTACACGGTCTACGACCTCGGCAAACAGGTTCCGATTCAGAAGATTCTCGACAAGGCGGACGAGGTCTCGGCGACCGCGATCGGACTCTCGGCGCTGCTGGTCTCGACCAGCAAGCAGATGCCGATCTGCGTGGGCGAGCTGCATCGCACCGGCAAGTCGTACCCGGTGCTGCTCGGCGGGGCCGCGATCAATCGCAATTTCGGGCGTCGCACCGCACTCGTGGACGGTGAAGTGTTCTACGAGCCCGGCGTGTTCTATTGCAAGGACGCTTTCGAGGGACTCGACACCATGAATGCGCTCACCAATCCCGCCGAGTCACCGGCATGGGTCGAGCGCTCGAAGCTGGAAGCATTCGAGTTCAAAGCGAAGAGCGGCGAGTTGGAGGCGCGCTCGGCAGCCTCGAGCGCCCAGCAGCGCGACTTTCAGGTGACGGTCTCGCGTGACGTGCCGATCCCGGCGCCGCCGTTTTGGGGTGCGCGGGTCACCGCACCTCGCGACGTGTCGTTCGCCGGTATGTTCGCGGGCATGGACCTGAAGACACTCTATCGG includes:
- the metH gene encoding methionine synthase; the encoded protein is MGTQVQARDLGPDDFGGKRWEGCLDYLSVTRPDVVDAIHTAYFEVGADCVETNSFQASAIRFEEWELADRTREINRAAASIARGVADRFEARDRRPRFVAGSMGPSGMLPSSEDPELGRLGLEQLLAGFLPQALGLVEGGADVLILETCQDILEMKAQILACREAFETLGRRIPIQASVTLDPSGRMLLGTDIRAALATLEAMKVDVIGLNCSTGPDLMRDAVRYLTQNASTPIHCIPNAGLPINDGGRTLYPMQPEPMAETLREFVLDFGVDIVGGCCGTTPDHIRALVKAIGHGTKPAKRPGRGGWFVSSGMTATALEQEPRPLIIGERLNTQGSRKIKRLALEDRLEDMIPIAREQVEGGAHTLDICMALTERTDEAAMLRRLVKKLSLSVEAPLVIDSTEPPAIEEALKACPGSAIVNSINLENGRERVDAVMPLVVRYGAAVIALTIDETGMAKTAARKLEVARRIHDMVTGEFELPPQRLVFDALTFTLATGDAEFLDSGVETIEGIRLIKRELPGVLTSLGVSNVSFGLSKESRAVLNSVFLYHCVQAGLDMAIVNPADIIPYAELGEDDRRFAEDLVYNRDPQALSKFITHFEGRTPETREKADEAAEAAMSIEQKIHFQILHRKPADIEALIDAAVKRQDPVAVLNTVLLPAMKEVGDKFGAGELILPFVLQSAEVMKRAVARLENYLEKNADVSKGRVVLATVYGDVHDIGKNLVKTILSNNGYTVYDLGKQVPIQKILDKADEVSATAIGLSALLVSTSKQMPICVGELHRTGKSYPVLLGGAAINRNFGRRTALVDGEVFYEPGVFYCKDAFEGLDTMNALTNPAESPAWVERSKLEAFEFKAKSGELEARSAASSAQQRDFQVTVSRDVPIPAPPFWGARVTAPRDVSFAGMFAGMDLKTLYRLHWGARGSGPELDKLIRDDFEPRRLRLQRESEDKGWIKPTAVYGFFPVQSDGLDLIVYDATAFAAGSLTPRGKIEEVVRFTFPRQSEREGLCLSDYFQPVASSRFDVLALQLVTVGPYVDELGAALNARGEYADALFVHGLGVSAAEGLAEWQHQRIRAELGLEAERGKRYSFGYSACPDLADQAKLFRLLSPEKSIGVTLTSAYQLVPEASTSALIVHHPQAAYYMVKG